The following are from one region of the Bactrocera oleae isolate idBacOlea1 chromosome 6, idBacOlea1, whole genome shotgun sequence genome:
- the LOC106623993 gene encoding uncharacterized protein isoform X1, with amino-acid sequence MKCFAGLLLLFVLLGVNAYDFDDSAFNDYLFKELQSHYEEDEVYSHRTRRESIDAIECSKRNWKKDMQCCKGGNVNGDQLELFKSVKKQCITDLKGEPADDAFDPFDCEKMQQVKEQMICITECVAKRFQSLDEHGELQREAILKGLREQIGTVQWKLDAIEGYVDTCLAEVKEKREQKQKAGELKEEGCSRAPLAFHSCMWRQFWNGCPADLRVDSPKCNKLRERVANGDTRFFGKHFLHKYYPSPRDEEKIEK; translated from the exons ATGAAGTGTTTTGCGGGTTTACTTTTGCTGTTTGTGTTGTTGGGTGTGAACGCTTACGACTTCGATGATAGTGCCTTCA ATGACTATCTCTTCAAGGAGCTGCAGTCTCATTACGAAGAAGACGAAGTGTATTCGCATAGAACACGTCGAGAATCCATAGATGCCATAGAGTGTTCTAAGCGTAACTGGAAAAAGGATATGCAGTGTTGTAAGGGCGGTAATGTGAACGGTGATCAGTTGGAGCTCTTCAAAAGCGTGAAAAAACAGTGCATTACCGATTTGAAAGGCGAACCTG CTGATGACGCCTTTGATCCCTTCGACTGTGAGAAGATGCAGCAAGTTAAAGAACAAATGATTTGTATAACCGAATGTGTAGCGAAACGGTTCCAAAGTCTCGATGAGCATGGCGAACTGCAACGTGAGGCAATTTTGAAGGGATTGCGAGAACAAATCGGTACCGTACAATGGAAGCTCGATGCAATTGAAGGCTATGTAGACACCTGCCTGGCTGAGGTGAAGGAGAAGCGCGAACAAAAGCAAAAGGCGGGTGAATTGAAGGAAGAGGGCTGTAGTCGTGCGCCATTGGCCTTCCATAGTTGCATGTGGCGACAGTTTTGGAATGGTTGCCCGGCAGATTTACGTGTCGATTCGCCAAAGTGCAACAAATTACGTGAACGCGTCGCCAATGGTGATACGCGCTTCTTTGGCAAACACTTCCTACACAAATACTACCCCAGTCCACGCGATGaagagaaaattgaaaaataa
- the LOC106623993 gene encoding uncharacterized protein isoform X2, whose amino-acid sequence MQCCKGGNVNGDQLELFKSVKKQCITDLKGEPADDAFDPFDCEKMQQVKEQMICITECVAKRFQSLDEHGELQREAILKGLREQIGTVQWKLDAIEGYVDTCLAEVKEKREQKQKAGELKEEGCSRAPLAFHSCMWRQFWNGCPADLRVDSPKCNKLRERVANGDTRFFGKHFLHKYYPSPRDEEKIEK is encoded by the exons ATGCAGTGTTGTAAGGGCGGTAATGTGAACGGTGATCAGTTGGAGCTCTTCAAAAGCGTGAAAAAACAGTGCATTACCGATTTGAAAGGCGAACCTG CTGATGACGCCTTTGATCCCTTCGACTGTGAGAAGATGCAGCAAGTTAAAGAACAAATGATTTGTATAACCGAATGTGTAGCGAAACGGTTCCAAAGTCTCGATGAGCATGGCGAACTGCAACGTGAGGCAATTTTGAAGGGATTGCGAGAACAAATCGGTACCGTACAATGGAAGCTCGATGCAATTGAAGGCTATGTAGACACCTGCCTGGCTGAGGTGAAGGAGAAGCGCGAACAAAAGCAAAAGGCGGGTGAATTGAAGGAAGAGGGCTGTAGTCGTGCGCCATTGGCCTTCCATAGTTGCATGTGGCGACAGTTTTGGAATGGTTGCCCGGCAGATTTACGTGTCGATTCGCCAAAGTGCAACAAATTACGTGAACGCGTCGCCAATGGTGATACGCGCTTCTTTGGCAAACACTTCCTACACAAATACTACCCCAGTCCACGCGATGaagagaaaattgaaaaataa
- the LOC106623994 gene encoding uncharacterized protein, giving the protein MVQGKFKKAKLPASVQKKQKQKTAKPFTRRSNAPIQPKKAKFNEQQKIKNAISKTVNKSVENELRSRAVEGQIKLSKAQEAVAKHHQAKAATEAGPSTSAS; this is encoded by the exons atggtgCAAGGAAAGTTTAAAAAAGCCAAATTACCAGCCAGTGTGCAAAAGAAACAGAAGCAGAAAACGGCGAAGCCATTTACAAGAAGATCCA ATGCGCCCATACAGCCTAAAAAGGCCAAATTCAATGAACAACAAAAGATAAAAAACGCCATTTCAAAAACTGTAAACAAATCGGTGGAAAATGAATTGCGTTCTCGTGCAGTTGAAGGACAAATTAAACTGAGCAAAGCACAGGAAGCAGTGGCAAAGCATCATCAGGCGAAAGCTGCAACGGAGGCAGGGCCATCCACCTCAGCGTCGTAG
- the Syx13 gene encoding syntaxin-12 — protein MSRNLNNPPVGHRDYGATSSSTNAIMPDVSFSGFSPTEFMSLSEDIGQNISAVNSSSRQLEKILKVIGTRREQQATRDMVHNIHAEANTRIDTISRDIQRLTAVVRRGDKQQKLQLEKLTNDFRNVVEKYSSVQKRITAAMRQSIEQLGQQQDEQAEAERAGFLQQQEQITAGLQFEQDMLVDRERQLRQIEADVLDVNAIMRRVYNIVQTQGEQVENIENSVENAATDVELGREELAKASQHRRSYRRKILILLAIAVIIGLIVTGIIVAKLTS, from the exons ATGTCACGCAATTTAAACAATCCACCCGTTGGTCATCGTGATTATGGCGCTACGTCGAGTAGCACCAATGCTATTATGCCAGATGTGAGTTTTTCGGGTTTCAGTCCAACTGAATTCATGTCGCTGAGTGAAGATATTGGACAAAATATCAGTGCTGTAAATTCAAGCTCACGACAATTGGAGAAAATACTCAAAGTAATTGGTACACGCCGTGAACAGCAGGCTACACGTGACATGGTACATAATATACATGCCGAAGCAAATACGCGCATCGATACGATCAGTCGTGATATACAAAGATTAACAGCAGTTGTTAGACGTGGTGACAAACAACAGAAGCTGCAATTGGAGAAGTTGACCAATGATTTTCGCAATGTTGTGGAGAAATATTCATCTGTGCAGAAGCGAATCACTGCGGCTATGCGTCAAAGTATTGAACAGTTGGGACAACAACAGGATGAGCAAGCAGAAGCAGAGCGTGCAGGATTTCTTCAGCAACAGGAACAAATAACAGCTGGATTACAATTCGAACAAGATATGCTGGTGGATCGCGAACGTCAGCTGCGTCAGATTGAAGCTGACGTGCTGGACGTGAATGCGATCATGCGCCGCgtttataatattgtacaaaCTCAGGGTGAACAAGTtg aaaatatcgaaaatagCGTTGAAAACGCTGCTACGGACGTGGAATTGGGACGTGAGGAATTAGCTAAGGCTTCACAGCATCGTCGTAGCTATCGTCGCAAAATTCTAATACTTTTAGCAATCGCTGTGATAATAGGATTAATTGTGACGGGCATTATTGTAGCAAAGTTAACTAGTTAA